A window of Pantoea agglomerans contains these coding sequences:
- the gcvP gene encoding aminomethyl-transferring glycine dehydrogenase has translation MTQTLSQLEHNGAFIERHIGPSPEQQALMLEAIGASSLDALIGAIVPADIQLPGPPAVGDAATEQQALAELKAIASQNQRFKSWIGMGYSAVVTPPVILRNMLENPGWYTAYTPYQPEVSQGRLEALLNFQQVTLDLTGLDVASASLLDEATAAAEAMAMAKRVSKLKNAGKFFIADDIHPQTLDVVRTRAETFGFELIIDRADKALEHEELFGVLLQQVGTTGEAHDYGALIAELKNRKVVVSVAADFMALVMLEAPGKQGADIVFGSAQRFGVPMGYGGPHAAFFASRDEHKRSMPGRIIGVSRDAAGNTALRMAMQTREQHIRREKANSNICTSQVLLANIAGLYAVYHGPKGLKRIASRIHRLTTILATGLQNGGLKLRHNSWFDTLTVEVEDKGAVLSRAQSFGVNLRSDIHHAVGITLDETTRREDVQALFAILLGDEHGQDIDKLDAAVAADSQAIPAALQRQSAILTHPVFNRYHSETEMMRYMHSLEKKDLALNQAMIPLGSCTMKLNAAAEMIPITWPEFAELHPFCPAEQATGYLQMIGQLSQWLVQLTGYDALCMQPNSGAQGEYAGLLAIRRYHESRNEGTRNLCLIPSSAHGTNPASAQMAGMEVVVVACDKQGNIDLGDLREKAAQAGEQLSCIMVTYPSTHGVYEETIREVCQIVHQYGGQVYLDGANMNAQVGITTPGYIGADVSHLNLHKTFCIPHGGGGPGMGPIGVKAHLAPFVPGHSVVQIEEMLTQQGAVSAAPFGSASILPISWMYIRMMGAEGLKRASQVAILNANYIASRLQSAYPVLYAGRDGRVAHECILDIRPLKEQTGISELDIAKRLIDYGFHAPTMSFPVAGTLMVEPTESESKIELDRFIDAMLSIRMEIDRVADGEWPADDNPLVNAPHTQTEIVSEWNHPYSRELAVFPAGSDNKYWPTVKRLDDVFGDRNLFCSCVPMSDYQ, from the coding sequence ATGACCCAGACTTTGAGCCAGCTCGAACACAACGGCGCCTTTATTGAACGCCATATCGGCCCTTCGCCGGAACAACAGGCTTTGATGCTGGAGGCGATCGGCGCCAGCTCGCTGGACGCGCTGATCGGCGCCATTGTGCCTGCCGACATCCAGCTGCCTGGCCCGCCCGCAGTCGGCGACGCGGCGACCGAGCAGCAGGCGCTGGCCGAGCTTAAAGCGATCGCCAGTCAGAATCAGCGTTTTAAATCCTGGATCGGCATGGGCTACAGTGCGGTGGTCACGCCGCCGGTGATCCTGCGCAATATGCTGGAAAACCCGGGCTGGTACACCGCCTATACCCCCTATCAGCCGGAAGTGTCGCAGGGCCGCCTGGAGGCGCTGCTTAACTTTCAGCAGGTGACGCTCGATTTAACCGGTCTGGACGTCGCCTCCGCCTCGCTGCTGGATGAAGCCACGGCGGCAGCGGAAGCGATGGCGATGGCGAAGCGCGTCAGCAAGCTTAAAAACGCCGGTAAATTCTTTATCGCGGACGATATCCATCCGCAAACGCTGGACGTGGTGCGCACCCGCGCCGAGACCTTTGGCTTCGAGCTGATTATCGACCGCGCCGACAAAGCGCTGGAGCACGAAGAGCTGTTCGGCGTGCTGCTGCAGCAGGTTGGCACCACCGGTGAAGCGCACGACTACGGCGCGCTGATCGCCGAGCTGAAAAACCGCAAAGTCGTGGTCAGCGTCGCGGCGGACTTTATGGCGCTGGTGATGCTGGAAGCGCCCGGCAAGCAGGGCGCAGATATCGTGTTTGGATCGGCGCAGCGCTTCGGCGTGCCGATGGGCTACGGCGGGCCGCACGCCGCCTTTTTCGCCAGCCGCGACGAGCACAAGCGCTCAATGCCGGGCCGCATTATCGGCGTGTCGCGCGACGCCGCGGGCAATACCGCGCTGCGCATGGCGATGCAGACGCGCGAGCAGCATATCCGCCGTGAAAAGGCGAACTCGAACATCTGTACCTCACAGGTGCTGCTTGCCAATATCGCTGGCCTCTACGCGGTTTACCACGGTCCGAAAGGGCTGAAGCGCATCGCCTCCCGCATCCATCGTCTCACCACCATTCTGGCAACCGGGCTGCAAAACGGCGGGCTGAAGCTGCGCCACAACAGCTGGTTCGACACCCTGACGGTCGAGGTTGAGGACAAAGGCGCGGTGCTCAGCCGCGCGCAGAGCTTCGGCGTTAACCTGCGCAGCGATATTCATCACGCGGTCGGCATCACGCTGGACGAAACCACGCGCCGTGAAGATGTGCAGGCGCTGTTCGCCATTTTGCTGGGCGATGAGCACGGCCAGGATATCGATAAGCTGGACGCCGCCGTCGCGGCCGACAGCCAGGCGATCCCCGCCGCGCTGCAGCGCCAGAGCGCCATCCTGACCCATCCGGTCTTCAACCGTTATCACAGTGAAACGGAGATGATGCGCTACATGCACAGCCTGGAGAAAAAGGATCTGGCGCTGAACCAGGCGATGATCCCGCTCGGCTCCTGCACCATGAAGCTGAACGCCGCCGCTGAGATGATCCCCATCACCTGGCCGGAGTTCGCCGAACTGCATCCGTTCTGCCCGGCGGAGCAGGCCACGGGCTATCTGCAGATGATCGGCCAGCTGTCGCAGTGGCTGGTGCAGCTCACCGGCTATGACGCGCTCTGCATGCAGCCAAACTCCGGCGCGCAGGGCGAATACGCTGGCCTGCTGGCGATCCGTCGCTATCACGAAAGCCGCAACGAAGGGACGCGCAACCTCTGCCTGATCCCCAGCTCCGCGCACGGCACTAACCCCGCTTCAGCACAGATGGCGGGTATGGAAGTGGTGGTGGTGGCCTGCGACAAGCAGGGTAATATCGACCTCGGTGACCTGCGCGAAAAAGCGGCGCAGGCTGGCGAGCAGCTCTCCTGCATTATGGTGACCTATCCCTCAACGCACGGCGTCTATGAAGAGACCATCCGTGAAGTGTGCCAGATCGTGCATCAGTATGGCGGTCAGGTTTATCTCGACGGCGCCAATATGAACGCCCAGGTAGGCATTACCACGCCGGGCTATATCGGCGCGGACGTGTCGCACCTCAACCTGCATAAAACCTTCTGCATCCCGCACGGCGGCGGCGGCCCGGGCATGGGGCCGATCGGCGTGAAGGCGCACCTGGCGCCCTTTGTGCCGGGCCACAGCGTGGTGCAGATCGAGGAGATGCTGACGCAGCAGGGGGCGGTATCGGCGGCGCCGTTTGGCAGCGCCTCTATCCTGCCGATTAGCTGGATGTATATTCGCATGATGGGGGCCGAAGGTCTGAAGCGTGCCAGTCAGGTCGCGATTCTTAACGCCAACTATATCGCCAGCCGTTTGCAGTCAGCCTATCCTGTTCTCTATGCCGGCCGCGACGGCCGCGTGGCGCATGAGTGCATTCTCGACATTCGCCCGCTGAAAGAGCAGACCGGCATCAGCGAGCTGGATATCGCCAAGCGTCTTATCGATTACGGTTTTCATGCGCCGACCATGTCGTTCCCGGTCGCCGGCACCCTGATGGTGGAGCCGACCGAATCTGAGAGCAAAATCGAGCTGGATCGCTTTATCGACGCGATGCTCTCTATCCGCATGGAGATTGACCGGGTAGCCGACGGCGAATGGCCGGCGGACGATAACCCGCTGGTGAACGCGCCGCATACCCAGACCGAAATCGTCAGCGAGTGGAATCACCCCTACAGCCGCGAGCTGGCGGTTTTCCCGGCAGGCAGCGACAATAAATACTGGCCGACGGTGAAGCGCCTCGACGACGTGTTCGGCGATCGCAACCTGTTCTGCTCCTGCGTGCCGATGAGCGATTATCAGTAA
- a CDS encoding MurR/RpiR family transcriptional regulator: MFSHHDLASLNDLEMQVYHYIIKHPESVSYMTIRELAERAGVSTTTVLRFCRKMQCDGWSEFRIRFRLAQQQAQPAQANVGVSEMLSFFKSINNDEFSELISRAAEMINRAEQIFFIGAGTSGSLAKYGARFFSNVGKFSHYIDDPYYPVSGNLDENTLAILLSVSGETPEILRLASQFSLRHCQTLAITHSESSSLAKMSDFTLAYHVPVIRLSDNCDITTQVPVMYILEAIGRLLNK; this comes from the coding sequence ATGTTCTCTCATCACGACCTTGCCAGCCTGAATGACCTTGAGATGCAGGTTTATCACTACATTATCAAGCACCCGGAAAGCGTCAGCTATATGACCATCCGCGAGCTGGCGGAACGGGCGGGCGTTTCCACCACCACCGTGCTGCGTTTCTGCCGCAAGATGCAGTGCGACGGCTGGTCGGAATTTCGCATTCGTTTCCGGCTGGCGCAGCAGCAGGCGCAGCCCGCGCAGGCCAACGTCGGCGTCAGCGAAATGCTGAGCTTTTTCAAAAGCATTAATAACGACGAATTCAGCGAGCTTATTTCCCGTGCGGCGGAGATGATTAATCGCGCCGAACAGATTTTCTTTATTGGCGCAGGCACGTCGGGCAGCCTGGCGAAATATGGCGCGCGCTTTTTCTCTAACGTCGGAAAATTTAGCCACTATATCGACGATCCCTATTATCCGGTAAGCGGAAATCTGGATGAAAATACGCTGGCGATACTGCTTTCCGTCTCCGGCGAGACGCCGGAAATATTGCGCCTTGCCAGCCAGTTCAGCCTGCGGCACTGTCAGACCCTGGCAATCACCCACTCCGAGAGCAGCTCGCTGGCGAAAATGAGCGATTTCACCCTGGCTTACCATGTGCCGGTAATTCGCCTGAGCGACAACTGCGATATCACCACGCAGGTGCCGGTCATGTATATTCTCGAAGCTATTGGCCGCCTGCTGAATAAATAA
- a CDS encoding 6-phospho-beta-glucosidase has product MHNESGFPQHFLWGGAVAAHQVEGGWDQGGKGVSIADVLTGGSHGVSRVITDGVQPGNHYPNHQGVEFYSRYKEDVALFAEMGFKCFRTSIAWTRIFPNGDEQTPNEAGLQFYDDLFDELLKYGIEPVITLSHFEMPFHLVKEYGGWRSRKVVDFFVRFSEVVMRRYQHKVKYWMTFNEINNQRNWQYPLFGYCCSGVVFTEHEKPEEVMYQVMHHQFVASAKVVSLGHAINPDFQIGCMIAMVPIYPYSCHPDDVMLAQEAMHQRYVFSDVQMRGAWPAYTLKEWARKGYQIQMEADDAETLRNGCTDYVGFSYYMSNAVKHDASGVDDPITGFDGVVKNPHVGASDWGWQIDPTGLRYALNVLYERYQKPLFIVENGFGAIDKANENGVIEDDYRIDYLRAHIAEMKKAVAHDGVELMGYTPWGCLDCVSFTTGQYDKRYGFIHVNKNDDGSGDFARSRKKSFGWYQQVIASNGETL; this is encoded by the coding sequence ATGCATAACGAATCAGGCTTTCCGCAACACTTTTTATGGGGCGGCGCGGTGGCGGCGCATCAGGTCGAGGGCGGTTGGGACCAGGGCGGCAAAGGCGTCAGCATCGCCGACGTGCTGACCGGCGGCTCACACGGCGTCAGCCGCGTTATCACCGACGGCGTGCAGCCGGGCAACCACTATCCCAACCATCAGGGCGTGGAGTTTTACTCGCGCTATAAAGAGGATGTTGCGCTGTTTGCCGAGATGGGCTTTAAGTGTTTTCGTACCTCTATCGCCTGGACGCGCATCTTCCCCAATGGCGACGAGCAGACGCCGAACGAGGCGGGCCTGCAGTTTTACGATGACCTGTTCGACGAACTGCTTAAATATGGCATCGAGCCGGTTATCACCCTCTCCCACTTCGAGATGCCTTTTCATCTGGTGAAAGAGTATGGCGGCTGGCGCAGCCGCAAAGTGGTGGATTTCTTTGTGCGCTTTAGCGAGGTGGTAATGCGTCGCTATCAGCATAAAGTGAAATACTGGATGACCTTTAACGAGATCAATAACCAGCGCAACTGGCAGTATCCGTTGTTTGGCTACTGCTGCTCCGGCGTGGTGTTTACCGAGCACGAGAAGCCGGAAGAGGTGATGTACCAGGTGATGCATCACCAGTTTGTCGCCAGCGCAAAAGTGGTCAGCCTTGGCCACGCCATCAATCCCGATTTCCAGATCGGCTGCATGATCGCCATGGTGCCAATTTATCCGTACTCCTGCCATCCTGACGACGTGATGCTGGCGCAGGAGGCGATGCATCAGCGCTATGTCTTTAGCGACGTGCAGATGCGCGGCGCCTGGCCGGCCTACACCCTGAAAGAGTGGGCGCGCAAAGGCTATCAAATCCAGATGGAAGCGGATGACGCCGAGACGCTGCGCAACGGCTGCACCGATTATGTCGGCTTTAGCTACTATATGAGCAACGCGGTAAAACACGACGCCAGCGGCGTTGACGATCCCATTACCGGCTTTGACGGCGTGGTAAAAAATCCGCACGTCGGCGCCTCCGACTGGGGCTGGCAGATCGATCCGACCGGGCTGCGCTATGCGCTGAACGTGCTCTACGAGCGTTATCAGAAGCCGCTGTTTATTGTCGAAAACGGCTTTGGCGCTATCGATAAAGCGAATGAGAACGGCGTGATTGAGGATGACTACCGCATCGACTACCTGCGCGCGCATATCGCCGAGATGAAAAAAGCGGTGGCGCATGACGGCGTCGAGCTGATGGGCTATACGCCGTGGGGCTGCCTCGACTGCGTCTCGTTCACCACCGGCCAGTACGATAAGCGCTACGGCTTTATCCACGTCAATAAAAACGACGACGGCAGCGGCGATTTCGCCCGCTCGCGCAAGAAGAGCTTCGGCTGGTATCAGCAGGTGATCGCCAGCAACGGCGAAACCCTCTGA
- a CDS encoding SDR family oxidoreductase, which produces MRLALVTGGSRGIGRATALKLAQQGYRVAVNYLKRAEEAQQVVAQIREQGGDAFAVQADIAEEAQVMALFQRLDAEAIPLGVLVNNAGILFTQCRVEDLSAERLQRVFATNVTGAFLCCREAVKRMGTQHGGLGGSIINVSSAASRLGAPGEYVDYAASKGAMDSLTKGLSLEVAAQGIRVNSVRPGFIYTEMHADGGEPGRVDRVAATAGIIPMGRGGEAEEVAEAIVWLASEAASYITGTFIDVAGGR; this is translated from the coding sequence ATGAGACTGGCTCTGGTGACCGGCGGAAGCCGGGGAATTGGCCGCGCGACGGCGCTAAAGCTGGCGCAGCAGGGCTACCGCGTGGCGGTCAACTATCTGAAGCGCGCGGAAGAGGCGCAGCAGGTGGTAGCGCAGATCCGCGAGCAGGGCGGCGACGCCTTTGCCGTACAGGCGGATATCGCAGAGGAGGCGCAGGTAATGGCGCTGTTTCAGCGGCTGGACGCGGAGGCGATACCGCTCGGCGTGCTGGTCAACAACGCGGGCATCCTCTTTACGCAGTGTCGGGTTGAGGATCTCAGCGCCGAACGGCTGCAGCGCGTCTTTGCCACCAACGTGACCGGCGCCTTTCTCTGCTGTCGCGAAGCGGTAAAGCGCATGGGCACGCAGCACGGCGGCCTGGGCGGATCGATTATTAACGTCTCCTCCGCCGCGTCGCGTCTTGGCGCGCCGGGAGAATATGTCGACTATGCGGCGTCGAAAGGGGCGATGGATTCGCTGACAAAAGGGTTATCGCTGGAGGTGGCGGCGCAGGGCATCCGCGTCAACAGCGTCAGGCCCGGCTTTATCTATACCGAGATGCACGCCGACGGCGGCGAGCCGGGACGCGTCGATCGCGTGGCGGCCACGGCAGGCATTATCCCGATGGGGCGCGGCGGAGAGGCGGAAGAGGTTGCCGAAGCGATTGTCTGGCTGGCGAGCGAGGCGGCTTCCTATATTACCGGCACCTTTATCGACGTCGCCGGCGGCCGCTGA
- the gcvH gene encoding glycine cleavage system protein GcvH, with the protein MSNVPNELKYRDSHEWVRKEADGTFTVGITEHAQELLGDMVFVDLPEVGNSYAAGEECAVAESVKAASDIYAPVSGEIVAVNDALGDAPELVNSEPYAAGWLFKIKPSDESELDSLLDADAYKASIDE; encoded by the coding sequence ATGAGCAATGTGCCAAACGAATTGAAATACCGTGACAGCCATGAGTGGGTGCGTAAGGAAGCGGACGGCACCTTTACCGTCGGCATCACCGAGCACGCTCAGGAGCTGCTGGGCGACATGGTCTTTGTCGATCTGCCGGAGGTCGGCAACAGCTACGCCGCTGGCGAAGAGTGTGCCGTCGCGGAATCGGTCAAAGCCGCGTCCGATATTTATGCCCCCGTCAGCGGCGAGATCGTCGCCGTTAATGACGCGCTGGGCGACGCGCCAGAGCTGGTCAACAGCGAGCCCTACGCCGCTGGCTGGCTGTTCAAAATCAAACCCAGCGACGAATCCGAACTCGATTCGCTGCTGGATGCGGACGCCTACAAAGCCTCCATCGACGAATAA
- the trhA gene encoding PAQR family membrane homeostasis protein TrhA codes for MNNRLAVQGYSLAEEIANSISHGLGCLFGIVGLVLLLVQATEAGANAIAITSYSLYGGSMILLFLASTLYHAIPQQRAKRWLKKLDHCAIYLLIAGTYTPFLLVGLKSPLAHGLMVVIWGMALAGIIFKLTIAHRFKALSLVTYLCMGWLSLVVIYQLALTLLPGGIWLLALGGIIYSLGVIFYVARRIPYNHAIWHAFVLGGSACHFCAIYFYVM; via the coding sequence ATGAATAATCGCTTAGCCGTCCAGGGCTACTCGCTTGCTGAAGAGATCGCCAACAGCATTAGCCACGGTCTCGGCTGCCTGTTCGGTATAGTCGGTCTGGTGCTGCTGCTGGTACAGGCGACTGAAGCCGGTGCCAACGCCATTGCCATCACCAGCTACAGCCTCTATGGCGGCAGCATGATCCTGCTGTTTCTCGCCTCGACGCTCTATCACGCCATTCCTCAGCAGCGCGCCAAACGCTGGCTGAAAAAGCTCGATCACTGCGCCATCTATCTGCTGATCGCCGGCACCTACACCCCTTTTCTGCTGGTGGGGCTAAAGTCGCCGCTGGCGCATGGGCTGATGGTGGTCATCTGGGGGATGGCGCTGGCGGGCATTATCTTTAAGCTCACCATCGCGCACCGCTTCAAGGCGCTGTCGCTGGTGACCTATCTTTGTATGGGCTGGCTGTCGCTGGTGGTGATCTACCAGCTGGCGCTGACGCTCTTGCCGGGCGGCATCTGGCTGCTGGCGCTGGGCGGTATTATCTATTCGCTCGGTGTTATTTTCTATGTGGCGCGGCGCATACCTTATAACCACGCTATCTGGCACGCCTTTGTGCTGGGCGGCAGCGCCTGCCACTTCTGTGCTATCTACTTTTACGTGATGTAA